The DNA sequence GGCGCGCTTCTGGATTTATGCAAAGCCGGTCCTCGAGGCCTGATTAAATTTTGTCACTATTACGGGAAAAACCCCGCACTCGGAAGGTGCGGGGTTTTTATTTCCTCATGGGGGAATGGCCTGTTTGTGTAAATCATTGCCCCAGAGTGTTTGACCAAGGGCGTCACTGATTAGTTTGCCTCATGCGCCGGAAAGGTTCCGGCGCTCGAAAGCAGACTACATACTATGAAAACTAAGACACTCCTCGGTGCAGCTGGTGCACTCCTCCTCTCGGCCTCGGTCGCTTCGGCAGCCGGTGGTTTTATTCGCGGACAAGTGATATACGCGGATTTTGATGATGCAGGCTATGACGCAGATTGGGGCTATGGAATCGTCGGCGGGTCCTACCTCGACGTAACTCAGAAGCATGAAGTCAGCCTCGAGGCAGACTGGATTCGCTGGGATGTCAGTGCAACGGGCGAGGGCCTCACGGGAGACGCCAAGCACCGCTTCCTTCCGATTCTCGCTAATTACCGTTATCACTTCCGTACCCCGGACGTGAGCCGTATTTCCTTCTACTTGGGCGCCTCGGTCGGCTATGCCCAGTCGAAGATTGAGGGCTCGGTGCGCGAAGACCTGGGCGAATTCATCGACAGCTTTGAGGACTCGGATTGGGGATTCGTTTATGGCGGTACGGTAGGCGTGACCTATGAGGTCAACCGAGCGTGGAGCCTCGACGTGGGTTACCGCCTCCTGATGGCGAACGAAAACGATTTCGACGAGCCGATCGGTAGCATCGACGATGCTACGATCAACATGGGCTACGTGGGAATCGGCTGGAAATTCTAAGCTGCGCCGATCGAAATCACCCAGCCCGCACCTCGGTGCGGGCTTTTTTATGCGACCGGATGAAGCTTCACGTCGACCATGAGGTCGGACGCGATGCGTTCGAGGTCTGCACGCAGAGCGGGCATTACCACAGATGCCGGAACCAGGACACGGGCCTTCGCCTGAAAGAGCATCGTGCCGTCCATTGGCGCGCTGACACGCTCGGAGGAAAGCTCCTCCACATTCACCTTGTGAGAAGCGAGGACGCGCGAGATTTGCAGGAGAATGCCCGGCCGGTCATTACCCACGAGTTCGAGGATACCGAGTGTCCCTTGCGCGGCTGCCGCTGTCTCCTCTTCGGACTTCGCTGTAACGGCCATACCCTGGGCTTCCAGTGCGCGGACAGCATCACTGAGCGCTGCCGCTTTAGCTGCATCTACTTCTACCCGGATGATGCCCGCGAACTGGCCGCCC is a window from the Opitutaceae bacterium genome containing:
- a CDS encoding porin family protein encodes the protein MKTKTLLGAAGALLLSASVASAAGGFIRGQVIYADFDDAGYDADWGYGIVGGSYLDVTQKHEVSLEADWIRWDVSATGEGLTGDAKHRFLPILANYRYHFRTPDVSRISFYLGASVGYAQSKIEGSVREDLGEFIDSFEDSDWGFVYGGTVGVTYEVNRAWSLDVGYRLLMANENDFDEPIGSIDDATINMGYVGIGWKF
- a CDS encoding ACT domain-containing protein, yielding MIATLVMTVMSPDRPGLVEQVAGTVASHGGNWLESRMCRLGGQFAGIIRVEVDAAKAAALSDAVRALEAQGMAVTAKSEEETAAAAQGTLGILELVGNDRPGILLQISRVLASHKVNVEELSSERVSAPMDGTMLFQAKARVLVPASVVMPALRADLERIASDLMVDVKLHPVA